CAGCCTTGCGTATCATCTTCGATTCCTAATAAATCGTTAATTCGTTTTTGTTGATGGGTGGCAAGTACATTATGGTAAATATGATCAACAGAAAGAGTAAAGGCTGTATTTATTATAAGGAATAGTGAGAGGTAGTAGATTAAACGAACACGACGAAAAAATGCATAAATCAATGCTACTGGAATGCCAATAGTTATTGCAATTAAGACGATATAGGTTGAAGATAAACTGTATCCAGTGTATCTGATTGAATAGTATAATATTACCCCAATAATAGTTGATGCTATTGTGTAAATAAGCATCTCCTTTATTCTGTTTCCAATAATTGCAAAAAGGATCATTGTTAATCCAAATACTAAAATTAGAACAGTAGTGTTGCTAAAAATAATAACTAGGATGAATAACACTACTATTAAAACAAAATACAACATAATCCAATTAGGAAGACCTTCTCGATAAAGTACAAGGATCAGTGCGGCATATACCATTGCAGAACCTGTATCGTTTTGGAGAAGAATTATTACAGCAGGCAGAAATAGGATAAAGCCAATTTGTAGTAGAGATTTTGGTTGTAGAATTTTAAAGTTATAAACATTTGTAAGCTTTGCTATAGCTAATGCAGTGGCAATTTTTGCAAATTCAGCTGGTTGTATTCCAACGGATCCAATTTGAATCCAAGAATGTGCACCATTTATAACCTTTCCAAAAAGCAATGCGACTATGAGAAGAACGATTGCTAAGGCATAGAAGAGATAAGCGAATACAAAATAAACTCTACGGTCGATAAGCAAAACAAATAAAGCTAATACGAGCGCAAAAATTATCCAAATCAGCTGCATTCCATATCTCTGAGTAAAATCTAGTATGCTGCTATGTGCATCACTATATACGGCTGCATATATATTTAGCCAGCCCATAAATACTAATGCGAGATAAATG
This window of the Bacteroidales bacterium genome carries:
- a CDS encoding rod shape-determining protein RodA: MQTRNSSWRGFDWTTIFIYLALVFMGWLNIYAAVYSDAHSSILDFTQRYGMQLIWIIFALVLALFVLLIDRRVYFVFAYLFYALAIVLLIVALLFGKVINGAHSWIQIGSVGIQPAEFAKIATALAIAKLTNVYNFKILQPKSLLQIGFILFLPAVIILLQNDTGSAMVYAALILVLYREGLPNWIMLYFVLIVVLFILVIIFSNTTVLILVFGLTMILFAIIGNRIKEMLIYTIASTIIGVILYYSIRYTGYSLSSTYIVLIAITIGIPVALIYAFFRRVRLIYYLSLFLIINTAFTLSVDHIYHNVLATHQQKRINDLLGIEDDTQGWGYNVNQSKIAIGSGGFLGKGYLQGTQTKYNFVPEQSTDFIFCTVGEEWGFIGSLVVISLFMILLLRLIMIAERQREAFSRIYGYGVVSIIFFHVFVNIGMTIGLFPVIGIPLPFFSYGGSSLWAFTILLFIFIKLDSSRLG